Genomic DNA from Jejubacter calystegiae:
CGCGGGCGTCGATGCCAGCGACGATCGGAACCTGAACAAATTACTGGAAGCGCTGGAAAAGGTGCCGGACGGTCAGCGCCAGGCACGCTTCCACTGCGTGCTGGTCTATCTGCGCCATGCCGAAGACCCCACTCCGCTGGTGTGCCATGGTAGCTGGGCCGGTGAGATTACCCGGGCCCCTGCGGGGGAAGGCGGTTTTGGCTATGATCCTGTCTTCTTCGTGCCCGATGCCGGTAAAACGGCGGCAGAGATGAGCCGCGACGAAAAACGCGCCCTTTCTCACCGCGGTCAGGCGCTCAAGCTGCTGCTGGATGCCATGCGCCATGGCTAAGCTGCCGCCCCTGAGCCTGTACATCCACATCCCCTGGTGCGTGCAGAAGTGCCCCTACTGCGACTTTAACTCTCACGCCCTTAAGGACGAGGTGCCTCACGACGACTACGTGGCGCACCTGCTGCACGATCTGGACGACGATATAGCGTACGTTCAGGGGCGTGAGGTGGCGACGATATTTATCGGCGGCGGCACCCCCAGCCTACTGTCTGGCGCGGCGATGCAGCAGTTGCTGGACGGCGTGCGCGAACGGCTGCGGCTGGCGGAAGATGCCGAAATCACCATGGAAGCCAACCCCGGCACCGTAGAAGCGGACCGCTTCGTTGACTATCAGCGCGCTGGCGTTAACCGCATCTCTATTGGGGTACAGAGCTTTAGCGAGCCCAAGCTCCAACGGCTGGGGCGCATTCACGGGCCGGAAGAGGCAAAGCGCGCTGCGCGTCTGGCCGCCGGGCTGGGGCTGCGTAGCTTCAATCTGGATCTGATGCACGGCCTGCCGGACCAGACGCCGGAAGAGGCGCTGGCGGACCTGCGACAGGCCATTGAACTTAATCCGCCCCATCTTTCCTGGTATCAGCTGACCATTGAGCCCAACACTCTGTTTGGCTCACGCCCGCCGGTGCTGCCCGACGACGATGCGCTGTGGAGCATCTTCGAACAGGGACATAAGCTGTTGACCGAAGCGGGCTACCGTCAGTATGAAACCTCGGCTTACGCAAAACCGGGCTACCAGTGCCAGCACAACCTGAACTACTGGCGCTTTGGCGACTACCTGGGGATTGGTTGCGGCGCCCACGGCAAGGTGACCTTCCCGGACGGGCGCATACTGCGTACCGCCAAAACCCGCCATCCGCGCGGCTATATGCAGGGCAACTATCGGGATCGTCAGCATGAGGTGGAAAACGTCGACAAGCCGTTCGAATTCTTTATGAATCGCTTCCGCCTGCTGGAGCCTGCGCCGCGCCGCGAATTCACGCTGTATACCGGACTGATGGAGTCAGTGGTACGCCCGCAGATTGACGAGGCCATCGCCCGGGGTTACCTGACGGAAACCGCGGAACAGTGGCAGATAACCGAACACGGCAAGCTGTTTCTGAATTCCCTTCTGGAGCTGTTTCTGGCGGAATAATGCCGGGCCGTGCGGGGCTTTGCTCCGCACGGCTCAGTCTCTTAATACTGGTCAAACATCGCCTGAATCTGCTGTGGATCTTTGGTCTGCGTTAAGGCCAGTTGCAGCAAAATCCTCGCTTTCTGGGGATTCAGCGTACCGGCGGCCACAAAGCCGTACTTCGCATCATCAACTTCAGCATCCCGGGTGGTAGCCCCCGTTGGCACCCGCGAAGAACGCACAATGGCAACGCCTTTATGGGCGGCGGTCGCCAGAGTATCAAACAGCGTTTTATACAGATTGCCGTTGCCGACGCCCGCGCTGACAATGCCTGCATAGCCATCATCGATCAATGCCTTAGCCGGAAGGTCAGACGCGTTCGCGTAGTTATAAACAATCCCCACCTTCGGCAGGCTGCTCAGTTGAGAGACGTCGAACGGCGTGGCGGTGGTGTGTTTACGGGCAGGCGTGTGCTGATAATCGATTTTGCCATTGTGAATATAGCCCAACGGGCCTGCGTTAACGGACTGAAAGGTAGCGACATTGGTGGTATTGGTTTTGGTGACATCACGGCCATCGAATACGCTGTCGTTCATCACCACCAGCACGCCGCGGCCTGCGGACGCTTTATCAACGGCAGTCACCACCGCGTTATAGAGATTAAAGGGGCCATCCGCGCTCATTGAGGTTGATGGGCGCATGGCGCCTGTCAGTACCACCGGCTTGTCGCACTTAACCGTCAGATTAAGAAAATAAGCGGTCTCTTCCATGGTATCGGTGCCGTGGGTGATCACGAAACCATCGGTTTTATCGCACCCGGCGTTAATCTTCTTCGCCAGGGTTAGCCAGACCCCGTCATTCATATCCTGAGAGCCGATATTCACCACCTGCTCACCTTTAATCACTGCAATATCTTTCAGTTGCGGAACGGCTTCCACCAGATTTTCGACGCCGACTTTACCCGCAGTATAGTTTGAGGCCGTTGCCGAATCGCCGCCTCCGGCAATAGTTCCCCCCGTGGCCAGCAGGGTGACATTCGGTAAGGCCAGCGCGGCACCGCTAAGCCCCATCATCAGTACCGCAAGGGCCGTTTTCCTGAAAATATCCATATGATTTCTCCGGACAGTTAAACTTCCTGCATTATCGCAACGCGACAAACAAATAATGTGATGCTATCCAGGTAACGGCTACGGCGTTAGCGTCACCGGCTGGAAGGTTTCACCTGCGTTCACATTGATAGTCCCCTGGACATCGCTTAGCCGCGCTCTGCCCTGCGCATCGGTTTTTACGGTCTGCCCCTTCGCCGTCACCCTGGCATTCTGTACCGGACGCACGTCGCCGTGAATATCGGCCTGAACGGTGACCAGCGTCTGCTGCCCTTCTGTCGCACGGGTCGCCTGAAGCGGCGTTTTCTGCGGCAGCCTGCTGTAGCAGGGCCCCACCACAGGCAGCCCCGAACGGGCAACGCCGTTATAGGTGCTCTGCCAGTCTCCCTGGAGGGAATTATCCAGTTGCTTCACAATATCCGCCTTCATACTGCCCTGATTCTCGCCGCTGACCCGGATATCAATATGGATCTGCGGCAGATTTTCCGCCGTGGGCCGTTGTGTCATCTGCGAGGTGACCGTGCCGTTAACGAAGGTTTTACCATCGTCGCTGAAGTCATTAAAGGTGGCATCCACTCCGCCGCTTATCAGATCGCCGCGCCAGGTAACCACCACGCTGCCAGATGCCCGGCCCGCCAGGGTTTCGGTGCGATCGTTAGCCATAGCGCCACGCCATTCGCTCACCGGCGGCGCCCAGTCGCCGATCGCCGTACTCACCGCAGGCTGTGGCTGGGTGGCGTCGCGATCGAGGCGAACCATCATGACCCGCGGCGGCACCAGCCCCTTGGTTTTTACCGCCTCGGAGTAGTCATCCGGCACCGGTTCGCGCAGGCGCCCCTGCAGCAGAATGCGCGTGGAGTCCGGGCTCCAGAACGGCAGCGCCGCCAGATTGTTGCCCGCGGTTTCGCTGTCGCTGTATACCCTTAGCGGCTGCCCCACCAGCTTGCCGCCGTTGTCGCCATCCCCCGGCAGCAGCCACGGCGAGAGATCGCACTGGAAGCCAGGCCAGGTGGAGATCCAGGAAACAAAGATATTGGTCATCAGCGGTAGCGCGATAAAGTTACGCAGTTGTGGAATGGCCGACGTCACCTCCAGCCGCTGGCGGGTTCGCCATGAATAAACCACCTCCATGCCGCCATCCGGGGAGATGGCGCCATCTTCGTCCCAGTCGCCGTAAGCGGTCATACGGGTCGCCTTGCCGGTAGCCAGATCTACCTTCCAGGGGTCGATATTGCTGTTAAGCTCCGCCACCACCAGCGCCGAACGGCCGCCATCGACAAAGGATTTAAGCTCCCACAGTTGGGATGCGTATTCGGCCCTGTCCACCGCGCTGTCCGGCCCCGGCGGATTAATCACCCGGATATCCTTTACCCGGTAGCGATCCGCCTGGCGCTCCAGCGCACCGACCAGCATTGCCGAACCATCCGAACGAATGTCTGTCCAGCCCAGGTGTACACCGTCTGGCGCCAGATGCCAGGTCCGGCGCATGAGCAGGCGCACGTTTTCCGGCATCCCCTCGCGGTCGCCCGCCATCTCGACAGGGATAAACTGATGGCTGTCGCAGCGGGTCAGCGACGGCTGGCACTCCAGCATCCAGCCGTCGAAAGCCGTTTGATCGTCGCTGCCGCCGATGGGGCTCAGTTCCCGGGTAGCAATGAAAAGACGCCGGTTATCCGCCAGCGCGTAACTAAAACCCGACTCCAGCGACTGTGGGCGATCGCTAAAATCGCAGGTCACGCAGTGCGGGGTTTTATCATTTAGCGCAATCCGCCAGATATTGCCGTCGTACTGGTTCTGGAACCAGACCGTCGCGCCATCGTCAGAAAAGGTGGGCAGCCAGGGCGCCACGCCTTGCGGCACAGGAATATCTTCGTAGTGGATGGGATACCAGGGAAGCGGTGCGGCAAGAGCGCCGGAAACCCACAGCGCCCCCAGTGTCAGAGCTGGAAACAGTTTCATGCTACTTCCTTATAGTTATTGGACTGTTATAGAGCGTAGCCAGCCCCGCTGGGTTTACCAGGTAAAAGAGCGTTTGTCTGAATATGGATTCCAGAACCGGCATCAGAAAGCGCAGGGCGGGATTTATTGTGGCACGATGGCCGCCATGAAAACCATCACCCACCACGCCCGGACGCTACGGCGCAGCCTTACCCGTGAGGAGCAACGGCTCTGGTATATGCTGCGTGACCGCCGTTTTGCGCGCTATAAATTTCGCCGCCAGCATCCGGTGGGGCGTTATATTCTCGATTTTGCCTGCTGCGCGGTTCGTCTGGCGATTGAACTGGATGGCGGGCAGCATGCTTGCCGGGTTGAGTATGACAGGCGCAGAGAGGCGTGGTTGAGAATGCAGGGGTGGCGAGTAATTCGCTTCTGGAATAATCAGTTGTGGGAGAATGAGGAGGCGGTGATGGAGGCGATTCTGGAGGCGCTGGAGATGCGGTGACCTCACCCCGGCCCTCTCCCAAAGGGAGAGGGGGAAAATCAGCGCCGACCTGTCATTTCTCCCGATATGCGCAGAGGGAAGGAAACCAGCGCCAGCCTGTCCCCTCTCCCGATATGCGCAGAGGGAAGGAAACCAGCGCCAGCCTGTCCCCTCTCCCGATATCCGCAGAGGGAAGGAAACCAGCGCCGACCTGTCCCCTCTCCCGATATGCACAGAGGGGGAAAATCAGCGCCGACCTGTCCCCTCTCCCGATATGCGCAGAGGGAAGGAAATCAGCGCCAGCCTGTCATTTCTCCCGATATCCGCAGAGGGAAGGAAACCAGCACCAGCCTGTCATTTCTCCCGATATGCGCAGAGGGAAGGAAACCAGCGCCGACCTGTCCCCTCTCCCTTTGGGAGAGGGTTAGGGTGAGGGTGAGGGGAAAATTACTTCAGCCCCTTCACCAGCGTCTGACGCTGCTCTTCCAGCGTGGTCACGCGGCTACAAACATCCTTGCCGAACTTCTGAAAATCCTTTTCCTGGTTTTTCCATTCGCTCTGAATGGCGCTCTGCAAACCGCCCAGATTCCCCAGGATGCCCTGCAAAGGGTTGCTGCCGCCAGAGCTGGTCGCCTTCGCGCCCATTTCGTTAATGCTGTCCTGCAGAATACCGCCCATGGTCTGATTGACCAGTTTCTGGCCGTCGGCACGCACCTGATCGATAGCCTTATAGTGGAAGGTCAGCCCATCCTGGCGGTGTTCGATAATACGGTTCATCTGCGCTTTAAGCTGGCTGTCCAGTTCGGTCAGACGCTTACGCATATTGCTGCTTTCACCCACCTGCTCGGTGATGATTTTATCCAGCGCCACCCGACCGCGCTCTACCCGGGTACGGGCGCCGTCATCGATCCACGGCAGCGCCTCGCGCAGTCCTTTCTGGTAGTCCTGAGCTTGCTCGCGCTGGGCGGCGCTAAGCTGTTGCGCCTTGCCGTTATAGTTTACGGCGCCGTCCGGCGCGATGGTCAGGTCACCATTCTCGCCCACTACCTGCACCGTCTGCGGTTTGATTACCACATCGTCCTTAGGCTGAACGCCGCATTTGTATTCCGCCTGGGCATGGGCGGCTGTAACCAGCAGCACTGCCATCAGCGCTTTACGAATTATCGCCATTCCTTTCTCCTGTAAAGCAGGCGGGCCGACTTACGCCGACCCGCAACGGATTAGATTAGTCCCACCAGACATCGAACAGGTCGCTCAGGCGCACCTCTTCGAGCTTGCGCGCTTCCAGCCACTGGCGGACCAGGGTGCGATGCCCTTCGGTACACTTGCCGATCTGCTGGGTGCAGATAAGCCCTTCCCAGGCCAGATAGCCGCTGCCATCATAAGCCAGACCATTCGGCTCGATGACCTCATTAATGAAGTCATCCACGGCCCGATCGACGGCCTGTTCAGAAGTGCCTTCCGGGAAGCGCCAGGCAACGGAAAAGCCCAGCTCCTGAAACTCTTCGATATGCAATTTCTTACGCAGACGACGGCTACGATTCTTCGCCATTATTTCACCCTCTCGAACATTAAGTCCCATACTCCGTGGCCAAGACGATGACCACGCTGTTCAAACTTGGTTACCGGGCGCGTCTCCGGGCGCGGCACATAATCGCCAGTCGTCGACTGATTGCGGTAGCCTTCGATGCTGGTCATGACTTCCAGCATATGCTCTGCGTAGGCTTCCCAGTCGGTCGCCATATGGAAAACGCCGCCCAGTTTCAGCTTGCGTTTTACCATTTCGGCGAAGGGGACCTGAACGATACGGCGTTTATTATGACGTGCTTTGTGCCACGGGTCAGGGAAAAAGAGTTGCACCATGTTCAGGCTGTTGTCCGGGATCATGGTTTCCAGCACTTCCACCGCATCATGACACATCACGCGCAGGTTCTTCACCCCGGCTTCGTGGGCCGAGCTCAGGCAGGCACCCACGCCTGGCGAGTGCACCTCAATACCTAAGAAGTTCTGCTCAGGCCGGGCCTCGGCCATCGCTACCAGCGAAGCGCCCATTCCGAAGCCAATTTCCAGCGTGACCGGGCCGTCGTTACCGAACAGCGCGCCCAGGTCCAGAGGTTCGGCGCAAAACTCAACGCCCATCTCCGGCCAGTAGTGATCCAGCGCATGCTGTTGTGCTTTGGTCAGACGCCCCTGGCGGCGAACAAAGCTGCGAATACGGCGCATGGCGCGGCCGCTTTCGTCAAATTCCGGTGAGACGACGTCATTATTCATGGTGAAAACCTGGCTGTTGTTGAGAATGAAAGCAAGCGGGCATTATCCAAAGTTAATACCCGGATGCAAGCACCGGAAACTTCCGGTTTACAGGGCTTATCGCTCTGTGCTGGAATCAGCCTCCAGGTAATTCAATGTGGGATGCCGTAAAAAAACATGCAAGCCCTTCAATTTTCACGCCGGGTACTCGACTGGTATGACAAATTTGGCCGTAAAACCCTGCCCTGGCAGCAGGAAAAAACGCCTTATAAGGTCTGGCTCTCTGAAGTGATGCTTCAGCAGACCCAGGTCGCTACGGTGATCCCCTATTTCGAACGCTTTATGGCGCGATTCCCGACGGTAACCGCCCTGGCCCAGGCGCCGCTGGACGACGTGCTGCATCTGTGGACGGGGTTGGGCTACTACGCCCGGGCCCGCAACCTGCATAAGGCAGCACAGCAGGTATTGGAGCGCCATGGCGGGCACTTTCCGGAAAACTTCGATGACATCAATGCGCTGCCTGGCGTAGGTCGTTCCACCGCAGGGGCCATTCTTTCCCTGTCGCTCGGCAAGCGTTACCCCATTCTCGACGGAAACGTAAAGCGCGTACTGGCGCGCTGCTATGCCGTAAGCGGCTGGCCCGGAAAGAAAGAGGTGGAAAACCGGCTGTGGCAGATTAGCGATGAGGTTACCCCCGCCAGCGGCGTGGAACGCTTTAATCAGGCGATGATGGACCTGGGCGCCATGGTCTGTACCCGATCGCGCCCCAAATGCGATATCTGCCCGCTGAATAGCGGCTGCGTGGCGTTCGCCAACGGCACCCAGAGCAGCTACCCGGGCAAAAAACCGAAACAGACGATCCCGGAGCGTACCGGTTACTTCCTGCTGATGCAGCACGGCGATGAGGTTTTTCTGAACCAGCGCCCGCCAAGCGGCCTGTGGGGTGGACTATACTGCTTCCCGCAATTCGAAGATGAAGCTGGCCTGCGCGCCTGGCTGGCCCGCCACGGCATTGCCGATGGCGGTCTGACGCAGCTTACCGCCTTTCGCCATACCTTCAGCCACTTTCATCTGGACATCGTGCCAATGTGGCTTTCCGTGTCCTCGATGGCGGCCTGCATGGATGAGGGAGCGGCTCTTTGGTATAACTTAGCGCAGCCGCCGGGCGTGGGTCTGGCAGCTCCCGTGGAGCGTCTGTTACAGCAATTACACCGCGATCCGGTCGATGCCGCTCGCGCTGTTTAAAGAGGATTAATGATGAGTCGCACAATTTACTGCACTTACCTGAAGCGCGATGCCGAAGGCCAGGACTTCCAGCTCTACCCTGGCGAGCTGGGCAAGCGGATCTACAACGAGATCTCAAAAGAAGCCTGGGCCGAATGGCAGAAGAAGCAGACCATGCTGATTAACGAGAAAAAACTCAACATGATGAATCCGGAACACCGCAAGCAACTGGAACAGGAGATGGTGAACTTCCTGTTCGAGGGCAAAGACGTACACATTGAAGGCTACACGCCGCCCGAGAAATAAGTGAGGGCTACGGCCCTTTAGCACACTAACAACAGCACTCCCGGAACAATGAAAAAACTCTTAGCGCTGGCCCTGGTGGCGCCGCTGCTGGTCTCCTGCTCTGGTAATAAGCCCAGGGAACCACTGCCCCCCGCCAAGGATACGAACGGTTTCGACATTCTGATGGGCCAGTTTGCCCATAACATTGAAAATATCTGGGGCTTCGACGAAGTGTTGATCGCCGGCCCCAAAGATTACGTGAAGTATACCGACGGCTTTATGACCCGCAGCCACATCAACTTTGATGAAGGGACCATAACCGTTGAAACTATCGCCGGGACCGAGCCTGCGGCGCGCCTGAAGCAGGCTATTGTCACCACCCTGCTGATGGGCGACGATCCCGGCACGGTCGATCTCTATTCCGACGCCGATGACATCAACATATCCAAAGAGCCATTCCTCTATGGTCAGGTGGTGGATAACACCGGCGAAGCCATTCGCTGGCAGTGGCGCGCCGATCGCTTCGCCGACTGGTTGCTGAACAATAAGCTCCAGCAGCGCCGAAGCAGCAACGGCCTGCGGATTATCTACAGCGTGACCATTAACCTGGTGCCGAACCACCTGGATAAACGCGCCCATAAATATCTGGGCATGGTACGCGAGGCTTCGCGCAAGTACGGC
This window encodes:
- a CDS encoding DUF2884 domain-containing protein; this translates as MIRKALMAVLLVTAAHAQAEYKCGVQPKDDVVIKPQTVQVVGENGDLTIAPDGAVNYNGKAQQLSAAQREQAQDYQKGLREALPWIDDGARTRVERGRVALDKIITEQVGESSNMRKRLTELDSQLKAQMNRIIEHRQDGLTFHYKAIDQVRADGQKLVNQTMGGILQDSINEMGAKATSSGGSNPLQGILGNLGGLQSAIQSEWKNQEKDFQKFGKDVCSRVTTLEEQRQTLVKGLK
- a CDS encoding YggL family protein codes for the protein MAKNRSRRLRKKLHIEEFQELGFSVAWRFPEGTSEQAVDRAVDDFINEVIEPNGLAYDGSGYLAWEGLICTQQIGKCTEGHRTLVRQWLEARKLEEVRLSDLFDVWWD
- the mltC gene encoding membrane-bound lytic murein transglycosylase MltC produces the protein MKKLLALALVAPLLVSCSGNKPREPLPPAKDTNGFDILMGQFAHNIENIWGFDEVLIAGPKDYVKYTDGFMTRSHINFDEGTITVETIAGTEPAARLKQAIVTTLLMGDDPGTVDLYSDADDINISKEPFLYGQVVDNTGEAIRWQWRADRFADWLLNNKLQQRRSSNGLRIIYSVTINLVPNHLDKRAHKYLGMVREASRKYGVEESLILAIMQTESSFNPYAVSRSDALGLMQVVQHTAGLDVFRARGKWGKPSRSYLLDPASNIDTGTAYLAMLGNVYLSGIDNPTSRRYAVITAYNGGAGSVLRVFNSDKTRAFSIINSMDPGDVYETLTNRHPSAESRRYLYKVNTAQKSYLRGG
- a CDS encoding XTP/dITP diphosphatase; its protein translation is MQNVVLATGNAGKVRELASLLQDFGLAVVAQTELGVDSAEETGLTFIENAILKARHAAKVTGLPAIADDSGLAVDALGGAPGIYSARYAGVDASDDRNLNKLLEALEKVPDGQRQARFHCVLVYLRHAEDPTPLVCHGSWAGEITRAPAGEGGFGYDPVFFVPDAGKTAAEMSRDEKRALSHRGQALKLLLDAMRHG
- the mutY gene encoding A/G-specific adenine glycosylase; this translates as MQALQFSRRVLDWYDKFGRKTLPWQQEKTPYKVWLSEVMLQQTQVATVIPYFERFMARFPTVTALAQAPLDDVLHLWTGLGYYARARNLHKAAQQVLERHGGHFPENFDDINALPGVGRSTAGAILSLSLGKRYPILDGNVKRVLARCYAVSGWPGKKEVENRLWQISDEVTPASGVERFNQAMMDLGAMVCTRSRPKCDICPLNSGCVAFANGTQSSYPGKKPKQTIPERTGYFLLMQHGDEVFLNQRPPSGLWGGLYCFPQFEDEAGLRAWLARHGIADGGLTQLTAFRHTFSHFHLDIVPMWLSVSSMAACMDEGAALWYNLAQPPGVGLAAPVERLLQQLHRDPVDAARAV
- the ansB gene encoding L-asparaginase 2, which translates into the protein MDIFRKTALAVLMMGLSGAALALPNVTLLATGGTIAGGGDSATASNYTAGKVGVENLVEAVPQLKDIAVIKGEQVVNIGSQDMNDGVWLTLAKKINAGCDKTDGFVITHGTDTMEETAYFLNLTVKCDKPVVLTGAMRPSTSMSADGPFNLYNAVVTAVDKASAGRGVLVVMNDSVFDGRDVTKTNTTNVATFQSVNAGPLGYIHNGKIDYQHTPARKHTTATPFDVSQLSSLPKVGIVYNYANASDLPAKALIDDGYAGIVSAGVGNGNLYKTLFDTLATAAHKGVAIVRSSRVPTGATTRDAEVDDAKYGFVAAGTLNPQKARILLQLALTQTKDPQQIQAMFDQY
- a CDS encoding oxidative damage protection protein, with the protein product MSRTIYCTYLKRDAEGQDFQLYPGELGKRIYNEISKEAWAEWQKKQTMLINEKKLNMMNPEHRKQLEQEMVNFLFEGKDVHIEGYTPPEK
- the trmB gene encoding tRNA (guanosine(46)-N7)-methyltransferase TrmB, coding for MNNDVVSPEFDESGRAMRRIRSFVRRQGRLTKAQQHALDHYWPEMGVEFCAEPLDLGALFGNDGPVTLEIGFGMGASLVAMAEARPEQNFLGIEVHSPGVGACLSSAHEAGVKNLRVMCHDAVEVLETMIPDNSLNMVQLFFPDPWHKARHNKRRIVQVPFAEMVKRKLKLGGVFHMATDWEAYAEHMLEVMTSIEGYRNQSTTGDYVPRPETRPVTKFEQRGHRLGHGVWDLMFERVK
- the hemW gene encoding radical SAM family heme chaperone HemW, which produces MAKLPPLSLYIHIPWCVQKCPYCDFNSHALKDEVPHDDYVAHLLHDLDDDIAYVQGREVATIFIGGGTPSLLSGAAMQQLLDGVRERLRLAEDAEITMEANPGTVEADRFVDYQRAGVNRISIGVQSFSEPKLQRLGRIHGPEEAKRAARLAAGLGLRSFNLDLMHGLPDQTPEEALADLRQAIELNPPHLSWYQLTIEPNTLFGSRPPVLPDDDALWSIFEQGHKLLTEAGYRQYETSAYAKPGYQCQHNLNYWRFGDYLGIGCGAHGKVTFPDGRILRTAKTRHPRGYMQGNYRDRQHEVENVDKPFEFFMNRFRLLEPAPRREFTLYTGLMESVVRPQIDEAIARGYLTETAEQWQITEHGKLFLNSLLELFLAE